In the genome of Quercus robur chromosome 3, dhQueRobu3.1, whole genome shotgun sequence, one region contains:
- the LOC126719992 gene encoding probable UDP-arabinopyranose mutase 2: MAEPSTKVTPPLKDELDIVIPTIRTLDFLESWRPFFEQYHLIIVQDGDPSKTIEVPEGFDYELYNRNDINRILGPRASCISYKDSACRSFAFLISKKKYIFTIDDDCFVAKDPSGKDINALQQHIENLLTPSTPFFFNTLYDPYREGADFVRGYPFSLREGVPTAVSHGLWLNIPDYDAPTQLVKPRERNTSFLPRYVDAVLTIPKGTLYPMCGMNLAFNRELIGPAMYFGLFGEGQPIQRYDDMWAGWCSKVVCDHLGLGVKTGLPYLWHSKASNPFSNLKKEYNGLFWQEELIPFFQSVVLSKESTTPQKCYIELSKLVKDKLSQLDPFFNMLADAMVTWIEVWEEFNPSGENSAANP, translated from the exons ATGGCAGAGCCTTCGACGAAAGTCACACCCCCCTTGAAAGATGAGCTAGACATAGTGATCCCCACTATCAGGACTCTAGATTTCTTAGAGAGTTGGAGGCCTTTCTTCGAGCAGTACCATCTGATCATAGTGCAAGATGGTGACCCATCAAAGACCATAGAGGTCCCAGAAGGCTTCGACTATGAGTTATACAATCGTAACGATATTAATCGGATTCTGGGTCCAAGGGCTTCTTGCATTTCTTACAAGGACTCAGCTTGTCGTTCCTTTGCCTTCCTTATCTCCAAGAAGAAGTATATTTTCACTATTGATGATGATTgcttt GTTGCTAAAGACCCATCTGGGAAAGACATCAACGCGCTTCAACAGCACATAGAGAATCTTCTAACTCCATCCACTCCATTTTTCTTCAACACTCTTTACGACCCATACAGAGAGGGTGCTGACTTCGTCCGTGGATACCCTTTCAGTCTCCGCGAGGGTGTCCCTACCGCTGTTTCTCATGGCCTCTGGCTCAACATCCCTGACTATGATGCTCCTACCCAGCTTGTTAAGCCAAGGGAGAGAAATACCAG TTTTCTCCCTAGGTATGTCGATGCTGTGTTGACAATACCCAAGGGAACCCTATACCCCATGTGTGGTATGAATCTAGCATTCAATCGTGAATTGATTGGACCTGCAATGTACTTTGGACTCTTTGGTGAAGGTCAGCCAATTCAAAGATATGATGATATGTGGGCTGGCTGGTGCTCCAAG GTTGTATGTGACCATTTGGGTTTGGGAGTCAAGACTGGTCTCCCCTACTTATGGCACAGCAAAGCCAGCAATCCATTTTCTAACCTCAAAAAGGAGTACAATGGTCTCTTCTGGCAAGAAGAACTGATCCCATTCTTCCAATCTGTCGTTCTTTCTAAGGAATCCACAACTCCTCAAAAATGCTACATTGAACTCTCCAAGCTAGTCAAGGACAAGCTTAGCCAGCTCGATCCGTTCTTTAACATGCTAGCAGATGCCATGGTGACTTGGATTGAAGTTTGGGAAGAGTTTAACCCCTCTGGAGAAAACTCAGCAGCTAACCCTTAA